The following DNA comes from Occultella kanbiaonis.
ACATCAGCGGCACCACCGTGCCGGGCGACGACTTCGACCTGGAACCGGTCTGGTTCATCCCGACTGGTGCCAACAGCCACAGCGGGCCGGCCTACGGCCAGTGGTACGCCTCGAACGGGGCAGAGGGCATGGAACCGCCGGCGGAGATCCTGGCGCTGATGGACAACTGGGACCTGCTCCGCGGCGCGGCCACGGACGAAGAACGGCTCGACGCGGGCCGCGCCATCGTCACCCAGCATGACGAGAACGTGTACGCGATCGGACTGCTCGGCCTGCCGTTCCAGCCGGTCATCGTCACCAACGACGTGCGCGGCGTGCGCGACGACGAGCCGAAGCTGTCCTTCTACTACGGGCGTGAGGGCATCACGAAGCCGGAGCAGATCTCGTTCCTGCCGGCGTGAACCGCGGGCGGCACGGTCGTCACCGGAGCCCCACGGCGGCTGACGGCCGTGCCCACCCCCGTGCAATGACCCACGACTTCGGACCGAGCGGAAGGAGGAAGCGATGCTGAGATTCACGATCCACCGGATCCTGCACGTGATCCCGACCCTGATCATCATCTCGGTGATCTCGTTCTTCATCATCCAGCTCCCGCCGGGGGACTTCCTGACCACGCAGGTGGCGGCGTTGGAGGCCCAGGGCGAGAGCATCGACCCCGCTCAGCTCGAAGCGCTCCGGGTCCGGTACGGGATCGACGACCCGTTCTGGATCCAGTACTGGAAGTGGATCAGCAACATCCTGCTGCACGGTGACTTCGGCCTGTCCTTCCAGTTCCAACGGCCGGTCATCGACCTGATCACCGAGCGCCTGCCGCTGACGATCCTGCTCGGGGTCGCCACGCTGCTGTTCACCTGGGCGATCGCGCTGCCGGCCGGCATCTACTCGGCCATCAAGCAGCACTCCGCGGCGGACTACACGATCTCGGTGGTCGGCTTCATCGCCCTCGCGGTGCCGAACTTCCTGGCTGCACTGGTCCTCGCCTACATCGGCTTCGCCTACTTCGGTCAGAGCGTCGGCGGACTGTTCTCGCCGGAGTACGTCAACGCACCGTGGAGCCTGGCCAAGGTGGGGGACCTGCTCGAACACCTGTGGATCCCCGTGCTCGTCATCGGCCTTGCCGGCACCGCGGGGATCATCCGCACGATGCGCGCGAACATGCTGGACGAGCTGTACAAGCCGTACGTCACCACGGCCCGGGCGAAGGGGCTCCCGGAGGGACGCAACATTCGCAAGTACCCGCTGCGGATCGCCCTGAACCCGTTCATCTCGACGGTCGGCTGGTCGATCCCGTCCATCTTCGACGGCGAGGTGATCGTGGCGACCGTGCTCGCCCTCGGCACCACCGGCCCGCTCCTGCTGGCCGCCCTGAAATCCCAGGACATGTTCCTGGCCGGCGGGATCATCCTGATCATCGCCGTGCTCACCGTGGTGGGCACGCTGATCTCCGACCTGCTGCTGGCCGCCGTCGACCCACGGGTCCGATTCGGGAAGGCGTGATCGGATGACCTCCCAGACCCAACTCCCCCCAGCCCTTCCCGAGCCGGCGGACCCGACCGGGACCGAGACGGCCGACAACCTCGACACCGAGACCGGTCGGAGCCGCTCCGAGGTCACCTCGGCACCGCAGTGGAAACTCATCTGGTGGCGGTTCCGCCGGCACCGGCTCGCGATGATCGGGATGGTCATCCTGGTGATCCTCTACGTGGTCGCCCTCTTCGCGGGATTCTTCGCCCCGTTCAACACGACGTCCTACAGCGGCCAGCACGCCTACCAGCCCCCGCAGATCCCGCACTTCTCGTTCTCCGAGGGCTTCTACGTGCACCCCACGACCGGTGCCACGGACCCGGAGACGCTCGCCCCGGTCTTCACCGAGGACACCTCACAGATGGTGCACCTCGGGTTCTTCGTCGAGGGTGACCCCTACCGGCTGCTCGGCGTCATCGACGCGAACATCCACTTCTTCGGCCCCGAGGACCCGGGCGAGCGCTGGTACGCGCTCGGTGCGGACCGCGGCGGCGGGGACCTCCTCTCCAAGATCATCTACGGTTCGCAGATCTCGCTGTCGATCGGGCTCGTCGGGGTGGCCGTCTCGCTCCTGCTCGGCCTCATCCTCGGCGGCATCTCCGGATACTTCGGCGGCACGGTCGACACGGTGCTGCAGCGGATCATCGAACTGTTCATGTCCATCCCCACCCTGCCCCTGTGGCTGGGACTCGCGGCCGCCGTGCCACCCCAGTGGGGGCCGATGCAGACGTACCTGATGATCACCGTCATCCTCTCGCTCGTGGGCTGGACGTCGCTGGCGCGGGTGATCCGCGGCCGGCTGCTGCAGACCCGCGGCGAGGACTACGTGCTGGCGGCCAAGCTCGACGGCGTCCCGACGGGCCGGATCATCTTCCGGCACATGCTGCCCTCGTTCTCCTCGCACATCATCGCCACGGTGTCGCTCGCCGTGCCCGCGATGATCCTGTCGGAGACGTCCCTGTCCTTCCTCGGCCTCGGCCTGAGGGCGCCCGCGGTCTCCTGGGGCGTGCTGCTGCAGAACGCGCAGAGTGTGAACGTCGTGGCGACCGCGCCCTGGCTGATCCTGCCCGGCGTGGCCGTGGTGCTGGCCGTGGTCGCGTTCAACTTCGTGGGTGACGGACTCCGAGACTCCGCCGACCCATACGGAAAGAGGTCCTGATGTTCTCCGCCCCTCGCCGTATCCGCGAGCGCGACCGCGCCGCGCAGACCGCCCAACGTGGCCTGGCCGCCGCGACCGTCGACGCCGCCGAGCTCAGTGAGGACGACGCGATCCTGGACATCCAGGGGCTGCAGACCACGTTCCGCTCCGACGAGGGCACCGTGCATGCCGTCGACGACATCGACCTGGTCGTCCGGCGGGGCCGGACCACCTGCATCGTCGGGGAGTCCGGGTCCGGCAAGTCCGCCACGGCCCGCTCGATCCTGCAGGTGGTCGACAACCCGGGCCTGATCGAGGGCGG
Coding sequences within:
- a CDS encoding ABC transporter permease, whose product is MLRFTIHRILHVIPTLIIISVISFFIIQLPPGDFLTTQVAALEAQGESIDPAQLEALRVRYGIDDPFWIQYWKWISNILLHGDFGLSFQFQRPVIDLITERLPLTILLGVATLLFTWAIALPAGIYSAIKQHSAADYTISVVGFIALAVPNFLAALVLAYIGFAYFGQSVGGLFSPEYVNAPWSLAKVGDLLEHLWIPVLVIGLAGTAGIIRTMRANMLDELYKPYVTTARAKGLPEGRNIRKYPLRIALNPFISTVGWSIPSIFDGEVIVATVLALGTTGPLLLAALKSQDMFLAGGIILIIAVLTVVGTLISDLLLAAVDPRVRFGKA
- a CDS encoding ABC transporter permease, with amino-acid sequence MTSQTQLPPALPEPADPTGTETADNLDTETGRSRSEVTSAPQWKLIWWRFRRHRLAMIGMVILVILYVVALFAGFFAPFNTTSYSGQHAYQPPQIPHFSFSEGFYVHPTTGATDPETLAPVFTEDTSQMVHLGFFVEGDPYRLLGVIDANIHFFGPEDPGERWYALGADRGGGDLLSKIIYGSQISLSIGLVGVAVSLLLGLILGGISGYFGGTVDTVLQRIIELFMSIPTLPLWLGLAAAVPPQWGPMQTYLMITVILSLVGWTSLARVIRGRLLQTRGEDYVLAAKLDGVPTGRIIFRHMLPSFSSHIIATVSLAVPAMILSETSLSFLGLGLRAPAVSWGVLLQNAQSVNVVATAPWLILPGVAVVLAVVAFNFVGDGLRDSADPYGKRS